The following are encoded together in the Clostridium sp. BJN0013 genome:
- a CDS encoding adenine phosphoribosyltransferase, producing the protein MNLQDNIRVIEGFPKKGISFKDITTLLRDKDAFKYTVDKIAEYLKDKNIDVVVGPEARGFLFGAPIAYTIGAGFVPVRKPGKLPYDTLSIKYDLEYGSDALEIHKDAIKKGDRVALVDDLLATGGTTSSVAKLIEQAGGEIVTIDFVIELTDLKGREKLKDYDVLSLIKYDI; encoded by the coding sequence TTGAATTTACAGGATAACATAAGGGTAATAGAAGGATTCCCGAAGAAAGGAATAAGTTTTAAAGATATAACCACTTTGCTCCGGGATAAGGATGCTTTTAAATATACAGTGGATAAGATAGCTGAATATTTAAAGGATAAGAATATTGATGTAGTAGTGGGTCCGGAAGCTAGAGGTTTTTTATTTGGAGCTCCTATAGCTTATACCATAGGGGCAGGTTTTGTTCCTGTTAGAAAGCCGGGAAAATTGCCTTATGATACTTTAAGTATTAAATATGATCTGGAATATGGAAGCGATGCACTTGAAATACACAAGGATGCAATAAAGAAAGGCGATAGAGTAGCTTTAGTAGATGACTTGCTTGCAACAGGAGGAACTACATCTTCTGTGGCTAAGTTAATAGAACAAGCCGGTGGAGAAATTGTAACTATAGATTTTGTAATAGAATTGACGGATTTAAAGGGAAGAGAGAAACTAAAAGATTATGATGTACTTTCTTTAATAAAATATGACATTTAA